In Erpetoichthys calabaricus chromosome 4, fErpCal1.3, whole genome shotgun sequence, one genomic interval encodes:
- the ddias gene encoding DNA damage-induced apoptosis suppressor protein, whose amino-acid sequence MASQSTLVGSVLSLQDHCFFYPSCRECLSRLIVNKNRCYCRKCGYSCEVHNVCYRYRLSLGAADKNEIFGVTVFGSCLDPYFGVTAGFLQRFVEDLKNNAEEVDYDRQRSLLIQAVEYCFIGRHFIFGVKLSPSQTKADPLNSETTSQTLFNRHGYNRQLIAYYFSVPNTSLFGCTVMSYFKELLQSFNVGHFISDSQLPGTCSHTSEIDNCNSFNSLGSYLTICGESQEACSLLSQSEGPLQQAHEIITSSLDCHCKMNLDGSIINCSLWDKKSPQVNSLKSLQKYKCNHTRCCLDSWYSSDLQVVDEDCQRKKKNVFRMCEGTSACFAEEKMPFLRDRFGQENSLLSNKESLAFRQSPCFKSSTLERHHEATEKNKECDLNDAQNIIKIKRKKNDNTSWKWPNLSFSENIEFMNEFKRNDKISHESTEAKNIKEFVDIRNIDPISDHITKRYTFQNMTNCGNVKSFQQPVTNSFSGTSKENSVSTGDKQKGNSSVKILSTVEHVNEVKIPFLKKQLPTFKSSKNCNDGNISDCMINRVCFINKCQTPQAIYNNLDNLYMYNASADLFSSVDSACIKYEEVKLTESTDLKPENCSLFVNELDLAVKNDVKLNFNFLQTLPTSVKDMFHQEMDKESCDSDPDLCDWQNFVPCSQSTPVLKHASSKRNSIVHLSFSSSQLKLGNHPQKRKTLKYLPLKQNFHWKSKKKLQKKKNLINSFLTRHSQTFDNSESFRGDKVMSNEFCKNQLKRDGKRADSSVITYNDNSAVTLHNNDEHNRHNTSGYMSEDLFGESSKTPFT is encoded by the exons ATGGCTTCCCAGAGCACACTTGTTGGTTCAGTGCTATCACTACAAGATCATTGTTTTTTCTATCCATCTTGTCGGGAGTGTTTGTCACGTTTGATAGTAAATAAAAACAG ATGCTACTGCAGAAAATGTGGTTATTCTTGTGAAGTACACAATGTTTGTTACCGATACAGGCTATCCTTGGGAGCAGCAGATAAAAATGAGATTTTTGGTGTCACAGTTTTTGGCAGCTGCTTGGATCCTTACTTTGGTGTCACTGCAGGTTTTCTGCAAAG GTTTGTAGAAGATTTAAAGAACAATGCTGAAGAGGTTGACTATGATCGCCAACGCAGTTTGTTAATTCAAGCAGTGGAGTACTGTTTTATAGGAAGACATTTTATATTTGGAGTTAAG ttgTCCCCAAGTCAAACCAAGGCAGACCCTTTAAATTCAGAAACCACTTCACAGACTTTGTTCAACAGACATGGATATAATAGGCAGcttattgcttattatttttctgtgccaaacacttctttatttggCTGCACTGTAATGAGCTATTTTAAGGAGCTCCTGCAGTCATTTAATGTTGGCCATTTTATCAGTGATTCACAACTCCCAGGAACTTGTTCACATACATCAGAAATAGACAATTGCAACTCATTTAACAGCTTAGGAAGCTATTTGACAATATGTGGAGAGTCACAGGAAGCATGTAGTCTTTTGAGTCAATCTGAAGGACCTTTACAGCAGGCACATGAAATTATCACTTCTTCATTAGACTGTCATTGCAAAATGAATCTGGATGGTTCTATTATAAATTGTTCACTCTGGGATAAGAAATCACCGCAGGTAAATTCTTTGAAAAgtctacaaaaatacaaatgcaaCCACACAAGGTGCTGCCTTGATTCGTGGTATTCCTCTGATTTGCAAGTGGTAGATGAAGActgccaaagaaaaaagaaaaatgttttcaggaTGTGTGAAGGAACTTCTGCATGTTTTGCTGAGgaaaaaatgccttttttaaGGGACAGATTTGGACAGGAGAACTCACTGTTATCCAACAAAGAGAGTCTGGCTTTCAGACAATCACCTTGTTTTAAATCAAGTACATTGGAAAGACATCATGAAGctactgaaaaaaacaaagaatgtgaTTTGAATGATGCTCAAAATATTattaagattaaaagaaaaaaaaatgataatacttCGTGGAAATGGCCAAATCTCTCTTTCTCAGAAAACATTGAGTTTATGAATGAATTTAAAAGGAATGACAAGATATCACATGAGAGTACTGAagcaaaaaacattaaagaatttGTGGATATTAGAAATATAGACCCTATAAGTGATCATATTACAAAACGTTACACATTCCAGAATATGACTAACTGTGGTAATGTTAAATCTTTTCAACAACCAGTCACCAATTCTTTCAGTGGTACAAGCAAAGAAAATTCCGTATCAACTGGAGACAAACAAAAAGGCAACagcagtgttaaaatattgagcACCGTCGAACATGTAAATGAAGTGAAGATACCATTTTTAAAGAAGCAGCTACCCACATTTAAGAGCTCTAAGAACTGTAATGATGGAAATATTTCTGACTGCATGATCAATAGGGtatgttttataaacaaatgccAGACACCACAAGCCATTTATAATAACTTAGATAATCTGTACATGTACAATGCTTCAGCTGATCTCTTTAGTAGTGTGGACAGTGCTTGCATTAAATATGAAGAAGTGAAATTGACAGAGTCAACAGATTTAAAACCAGAAAATTGTTCTTTGTTTGTCAATGAACTTGATTTAGCTGTTAAAAATGATGTAaagcttaattttaattttcttcagacACTACCCACCAGTGTTAAAGATATGTTTCATCAGGAAATGGACAAAGAAAGTTGTGACTCTGATCCAGATTTGTGTGACTGGCAAAATTTTGTTCCTTGTTCACAGTCAACTCCTGTTCTGAAGCATGCCAGTTCTAAAAGAAATTCCATCGTTCACCtgtcattttcaagttctcaactcAAGCTTGGAAATCACccacaaaaaaggaaaactctCAAATATCTCCCCCTAAAACAAAATTTTCActggaaaagtaaaaagaaacttcagaaaaagaaaaacttgatCAATTCTTTTTTAACCAGACATTCACAAACATTTGATAATTCTGAAAGTTTCAGGGGTGATAAAGTGATGAGTAATGAATTCTGCAAAAATCAACTTAAAAGAGATGGCAAAAGAGCTGATAGTTCTGTCATCACCTACAATGATAATTCTGCTGTTACTTTGCATAACAATGATGAACATAATCGGCACAATACTTCTGGATACATGTCTGAAGACCTTTTTGGTGAAAGTTCAAAGACACCATTCACCTAA